A stretch of Lactiplantibacillus brownii DNA encodes these proteins:
- a CDS encoding EAL domain-containing protein, with the protein MTLNQLETFLLWITLILAVAFFATIIIYYWYSRKNTNNYLENSAIELRYFIQKQVNYHGELTGYECLLRQHNVDGSWSLPQRLDSLPLQRVIFLLRTTFKALPSTPITLSINLEYDQIISPDFRYFVRWAIANIDPMHLAIEYTPKYQPKRINKWLFRRRIRQARQYGMTFGIDNVGSSLSDLKSIEWLLPEIDVLKCSMRDFRKEDSSVWLDLNLQFWYKLSREHHINLILMGVENAEDERLAEQLKIGIRQGYLFGRPIDPDMKETKHGKK; encoded by the coding sequence ATGACACTCAATCAGCTGGAAACTTTTTTGTTATGGATCACGTTAATACTAGCAGTGGCTTTTTTTGCAACGATTATTATTTATTATTGGTATTCTCGTAAAAACACTAATAATTACTTGGAAAATAGCGCTATTGAGCTACGTTACTTTATTCAAAAACAAGTGAACTATCATGGTGAATTGACAGGTTATGAGTGTTTATTGCGGCAACATAACGTAGATGGCTCATGGTCGTTACCACAAAGGCTAGATTCATTGCCGTTGCAACGAGTCATTTTTTTGTTGCGAACGACTTTTAAAGCACTGCCATCAACTCCGATTACGTTATCGATTAATTTAGAGTATGACCAAATTATTAGTCCTGACTTCCGTTATTTTGTTCGTTGGGCGATTGCCAATATTGATCCGATGCATTTGGCAATCGAATACACCCCCAAATACCAGCCTAAGCGAATTAATAAATGGTTGTTTCGGCGGCGGATTCGACAGGCGCGACAATATGGGATGACATTTGGAATTGATAATGTTGGTTCCAGCTTGAGCGATTTAAAAAGTATTGAATGGTTATTACCAGAAATTGATGTATTAAAGTGTTCAATGCGTGATTTTCGTAAAGAAGACTCATCCGTTTGGTTAGATTTAAATCTACAATTTTGGTACAAACTTTCTAGAGAACATCATATTAACTTAATTTTAATGGGTGTAGAGAATGCTGAGGATGAGCGACTCGCGGAACAGTTGAAAATTGGTATTCGTCAAGGTTACTTATTCGGTCGACCGATAGACCCAGATATGAAGGAGACAAAACATGGCAAAAAATAA